One window of Lusitaniella coriacea LEGE 07157 genomic DNA carries:
- a CDS encoding ankyrin repeat domain-containing protein, with the protein MNISVLFLYVWIIGTLGFIFWRVLTNPITRIHGAVMNNDIETVRSCLDKGVDPDVRKGQGVTPLCIATYHGNREIAELLLDRGAEINQGLEEENGVNPLLNAARFGDEEFVKILLARGAKIGLHFAALQGDIDVVKEYLERGSPIQSMRNRGMTPLHLAAFGNQRETAELLLEYGADINFETPVSETALHQAVRGQSKEVIELLADRGADLNPIGLAGTPLQLAILENDIEIVRLLIAKGADVNAGNSRVNFPLHTVARTDTEQAEFTFHHVARTEAEQVEMVELLIANGAKVNACPNRSPRTPLHWAANRRNLEVARALIRHGADVNSHNFLSGITPLSEARGNQEMTDLLIAHGATNYGWVD; encoded by the coding sequence CGCATTCATGGAGCCGTCATGAACAACGACATTGAGACAGTTAGAAGCTGTCTGGATAAAGGGGTCGATCCAGATGTTCGTAAGGGTCAAGGGGTGACTCCTCTTTGTATCGCTACATACCACGGAAATAGAGAAATTGCCGAACTTCTCCTCGATCGCGGTGCTGAAATCAACCAAGGATTAGAGGAAGAAAATGGAGTCAATCCCTTGTTGAACGCCGCAAGGTTCGGTGATGAAGAATTCGTCAAAATCCTGCTCGCGCGCGGTGCTAAAATTGGACTGCATTTTGCTGCCTTGCAAGGAGACATCGATGTTGTCAAAGAATACTTAGAGCGAGGTTCTCCCATTCAGTCAATGCGCAATCGAGGCATGACTCCCCTCCATCTTGCCGCATTTGGAAATCAGCGAGAAACTGCCGAACTTCTTCTTGAATATGGTGCAGATATTAATTTTGAGACTCCAGTTAGCGAAACTGCCTTACATCAAGCAGTTCGGGGTCAAAGTAAAGAAGTCATAGAACTTTTAGCCGATCGCGGTGCAGATCTCAATCCTATTGGTTTAGCTGGAACTCCATTACAATTAGCGATTCTGGAAAATGATATCGAAATCGTCAGATTGCTGATTGCCAAAGGAGCAGATGTAAATGCTGGGAATTCAAGAGTAAACTTTCCTTTACATACTGTAGCGAGAACAGACACAGAACAAGCAGAATTTACTTTCCATCATGTCGCGAGAACAGAGGCAGAACAAGTGGAAATGGTCGAACTTCTGATTGCTAATGGAGCAAAAGTGAACGCTTGCCCAAATCGGTCGCCTAGAACTCCATTGCACTGGGCTGCTAACCGTAGAAACTTAGAAGTAGCTAGAGCGTTGATTCGTCATGGAGCAGATGTTAATAGTCACAACTTCCTCTCTGGGATTACTCCTTTGAGTGAGGCGAGAGGGAATCAAGAAATGACAGACTTGTTAATTGCTCATGGAGCCACAAATTATGGTTGGGTGGATTAG